From the genome of Paracidovorax avenae:
CTGGCCAATGGCAAGGTGCTGATCGCAGGGGGCGAAGACACCAACGGACGCCTTGCTGGTGTGAAGTTGTACGACCCGACATCGAATAGCTGGAGCAGCGCGAGCAGCCTGGCCGCCGCACGCACCCTGCACGCGGCCGTGCTGCTGCCCAGCGGCAAGGTGCTGGTCGTCGGGGGAAACGCCGGCAGTGGCGGCTACCTCACCAGCGCGGAGTTGTACGACCCGGTCGCCAATAGCTGGAGCAGCGCGGGCAGCCTGGGTACCGGACGCAGCGGCCCCACGGCCACGCTGCTGCCCAGCGGCAAGGTGCTGGTCGCAGGGGGGAGGGACCGCGATGGCTACCTCGCCAGCGCGGAGCTGTACGATCCGGCCACCAACAGCTGGAGTAGCGCGGGCAACCTGACCGTCGGGCGCGGCCTGCACACGGCCACGCTGCTGTCCGGCGGCAAGGTGCTCATAGCAGGGGGCATCAGCAGTGTCTACCTCGCCAGCGCGGAACTGTATGACCCGGCCACCAACAGCTGGAGCAGCGCGGGCAGCCTGGGCGCCGCGCGCGGCAGCCACACCGCTACGCTGCTGTCCAGCGGCAAGGTGCTGGTCGCGGGAGGACGCAACCCCGACGGCATCGCCAGCGCGGAGCTGTACGACCCGGCCGCCAACAGCTGGAGCGGCACGGCCAGCCTGGCGGCCGCGCGCTACGGGCACACGGCCACGCCGCTGTCCAGCGGCAAGGTGCTGGTCGCGGGGGGATACGGCAACAATACTCTGGCCAGCGCGGAACAGTACGACCCGGCCACCGGCAGCTGGAGCAGCGCGGGCAGCATGGGCACCGCGCGCTACTTCCATACGGCCACGCGGCTGTCCAGCGGCAAGGTGCTGGCCGTGGCGGGATACGGCAACACCTACCTCTCCAGCACGGCGCTGTACGATGCGCCGGCCCCCACCGTGCCGGGTGCTCCCACGGGTCTCGTGGCCAGCACGGGCGATGGCGTCGTGGCTTTGAGTTGGACGGCCCCCTCCGACAACGGCGGCAGCGCCATCACCGGCTACACCGTGCTCGTGACGCCGGTGGCCGGCGGCTCCAGCTCAGTGGCGTGCAGCACGAACGGCACGCTGGGCTGCACGGCATCGGGGCTGACCAATGGCCAGGCGTATTCCTTCACCGTGCGCGCCACCAATGCCGTGGGCGACGGCAGCGTGTCGGCTGCGGTGCAGGCCACGCCGCAGCAGATCACCAGCCCGAGCGTGCCCATGACGGGCGTCACCGGCGGCGGCAACGCGGCCGTGCGGATCAGCGGCGCGCCTGCGGGGTGTACGGTCAATTCCCTGACCATCGACAGCAACGCGCCCGCCGAGGCGCCCCGCAATGCCACCTTCCCGTTGGGGGTGCTGCGTTTCACCGTCACAGGGTGCCCCGGGGCGACGCTGACGGTGAGCATCACCTACCCCAGCGCCATCCCCGCCGCGGCCCGGTTGCAAAAGTACGGCCCGAAGACGGCCGGGGCGCCCAACAGCTGGTTCACCCCCAGCGTTTCCAGCATCAGCAGCGACCGGCTGACGGCCACCTACCAGGTGACGGACAACGGCGAGGGCGACAGCGACGCCACGCCGGGCGCCATCAGCGATCCGTTCGCTCCCTTGGTGGTGCCTGCGGACCCGCAGTCCGTGGCCGGGATTCCCACCCTCAGCCAGTGGGGCCTGGTGCTGCTGTCGCTGATCGCGGCGGCCATGGGAATGCTGGTGGTGCGCCGGCGCGGCTGATCCGTCCCGGGTCGCGGCAGGGGCGGCTTCGGTGTCTGCCGTGCCAGGACGCTATCGCGTCACATGCACGTCCGGGCGCCGCCCGCCGTTCCAGCGCCCGCCGAGCGCCCGCTCGATCTGCGCGGCCAGCTGCAGCAGCAGGCCGTCGTGCCCTTGCCGCGCCTGGGCGTGGATACCGAAGGGCAGGCCGTGGTCCTGCGCGCCCATGGGCAGCGAGATGGCCGGAATGCCGCAGAGGTTGGACAGCGGCGTGTACGCGAAGAACTGCCAGAGGTTGTCGAACCAGTCCAGCACGTCGGGGTTGTCGCTGGTGGTGAGGTATTCGGTGGTGCCCACGGGCGGCGTGGGCCGCGCGGTGATGGGGGTGAGGATGATGTCCCAGTCCTCGAAGAATGCGCCGAAGCCGCGTGCCGTGGTGTTGAACACGGTCTGCATGCGGTGGCGCTCGGCATAGGGCAGGTCGCGGCCGGCCTCCCAGATGCGGATGTTGACGGGCTCGATCAGGCCGGCGGGCGGGCGCTCCAGACCGCGCCGCTCCAGCAGGCCGTTGATGACCTGGGCGAAGTTGCTGATGTAGCAGGTGGTCTGGGCGCGGAAGGCGGCGCGCAGGTCCACCTGCGGCAGCGCCCATTCGACGTGGTGGCCCAGGCCTTCGAGGAAGCGGCCGGCCTTTTCCAGTTCGGCCACGATGGCCGGCGTGGCGCGGTAGTCGCCCCATTCGTGCGAGAGCGCGATGCGCAGGCGGGCCGGGTCGCGGCGGATCAGTTCGGCGTAGGGCTCGGGCGCCGTCCAGTAGGGCATGAACTCGCCCGGCGCGCCGCCCCGGCAGGCATCGACGAAGGCGGCCGTATCGCGCACCGTGCGGCTGTGGCAGCCCTGGGTGGAGACGTAGCCCGTGATGTCCGAGGCATGGGGCGCGATGGAGAACACGCCGCGCGAGGGCTTCAGGCCGATGTTGCCGTTGAAGCCTGCGGGGATGCGGATGGAGCCGCCCCCGTCGGTGGCGTGCGACATGGGCACCACGCCCGCCGCCACGATGGCGGACGTGCCGGCGGACGATCCGCAGGTGGTGTAGCCAGTGTTCCAGGGGTTGCGCGTGACATAGACGGCCGGGTTCTCGGCCGAGCTGCAGACGCCGAATTCCGGCGTGGTGGTGCGGCCCATCAGGTTCAGGCCCGCACGGCGCATCTGCTGCACGAGCCAGGCGTCTTCGGTGGGGCGGTTGCCGCGCATGAAGAGCGATCCCTGCTCCTGCAGCCGCCCGGCCAGGGTGGGGCCCAGGTCCTTCATGAAGAAGGGCACGCCGGCCAGCGGGCCGCCGGGCCGCATGCCGGCCTGCTGCGGGTCGGCCACCGCATCGGCGAAGACCTCGACCACCGCGCTCAGGGCGGGGTTCACCTTCGCCACGCCGGCTGCCGCCTGGGCGGCCAGTTCGGCGGGGGTCACCTCGCCGCGGCGCACCAGTCCGGCCAGCCCCACCGCGTCGTGCGCGGCCCATTCGTTCCAACCCATTGCCAAGCCCATGTGGATGCCTTCCGTTTCATGTGGTCGCCGCAAACGCCAAGACTGCCACAGCAACCGGCGATGGACTCAGAAGCTGTGCTGGAGCCCCGCCACCACCTGCCTGCCCAGGCCCGGCATGGCGGTGAGCGCGCCCCATGACGTGGCGGCGTAGTGCTTGTCGAAGAGGTTGTGTACGTCCAGCGTCAGGCGTGTGCGCGGGTCGATCTGCCAGTAGGCGGTCACGCGTGCCGTGGTGTAGCCCGGCAGACGGTAGGTATCGTTGGCCGTGGCGGTGCGCTCGCCCACATAGACCAGGCCGCCGCCCACGCCGTAGCGGCCGCCCGAGGCCAGGCGGTCTTCGCGGATGGCGAACAGGCCGCCGCTCACGCGCGGGATGCCCAGCAGGCGCTTGCCCAGCAGGGTCTTGTCGTTGTCGCGCAGCACCTCGGTGTCGGTGTAGGCCGCGTTGGCCGTCAGTCGCCAATGAGCGTCGAGCTTGCCGGACACATCGGCCTCGACGCCACGGCTGCGTACCTCGCCCGCCGCCACGTTGAAGTTGGCGTTGTTCGGATCAGGCGTGAGCACGTTGGTCTTGCGGATGTCGAACACGGCCATGGAGGCGACCAGGCGCTGGTCGGGCGACTGCCACTTGGCGCCGGCTTCGAAGGCCTTGCCCTTGGTCGGCGCGAAGGCGTTGCCCGACGCGTCGCCGCCGGCGTTGGGCCGGAACGAACGGCCGTAGGAGACATAGACCGAGCTGTCCGGCGTGAGCAGATAGCTCAGGCCCACGCGCGGCGAGGTGGAGGAATGGTCCTGCGTGGTGTTGGTCTTGGCCAGCCGGTCCTCCAGGCTCTGGTGGAAGCGGTCGAAGCGTACGCCGGCCAGCAGCTTCCAGCGCGCAGTCAGGTCGATCTGGTCCTGCAGGAAGAGGCCCGTGGCGCGCTGGTGGTCCTGGCTGCTGAAATACGGCGTCATCGGAGCCGTTCGGGGCCGGCCGTAGGTGGGCTGGTAGATGTCGATGGCGTACAGGCTGGAGCCTCGGGGCGAGGCCTCGCCGTACTGGCCCACGAAGAGCCGCCACGACTCCACACCCGCCAGCAGCGTGTGGCGCAGGCTGCCGGTGCTGACCTTGCCCTCCACCTCCGCCTGCACCGAGGTGTCGCGCGAAGGCAGGCTGCGCCAGGTGTCGCTGCGGTACAGCGTGCGGCCATCGCTCTGCAGCAGGCCCAGCCGTCCGTTGCCGAAGTCCATGGCGTCGCCGTAGTACTCCGTCTCGCGGTACGACGCGCCCAGGCGGGTGCGCCAGCCCTGGCCCAAGTCGTGGTCCAGCGTGAGTTGGTGCGTGTCGCCCGTCACGTGCAGCTTGCCGCGGTTGGGCTCGCCCAGGAAGCGGTCGCCGGGCAGCGCCAGGGCGTTGCCACCCACCTGGACGGTGCCGCGGTCCAGCGGCGTGCGGATGCGGATGAACTCGGCCTCGTACTGCAGCACCGTGTCGGCGCCCAGCGTCCAGGCGAAGGCGGGGGCGACCACGTACTTGTGGTTGTCCACCAGGCTGGTGCGGCTGGCGCCGTCCTCGGCCGCCACGTTCAGGCGGTAGGCCAGGTTCTGCGTGATGGGGCCGGTGGTGTCCAGCGTGGCGCGGCGCATGCCCAGCGTGCCCACGTCCAGCCCCACCTTGTGCGCGGCGGTGAACTGCGGCTTCTTGGTGACGATGTTGAGCGTGCCGCCGGGCTCGCTGCTGCCGTAGAGCGCTGCCGCAGGGCCCTTGAGGAATTCCACCCGCTCCACCGTCGCCATGTCGCGCATGGGGCCGTAACCCCGGCTGGAGGCGAAGCCGTTGAGCAGCGAACCGCCGTCGGTGTTGCTGAAGCCGCGGATGGCGTAGTTGTCCCAGGTGCCGCCGAAGTCGTTCAGGCGGGTGACGCCGCTCACGAAGTCCACCGTGTCCGCCAGGCGCGTGGCGCCCAGGTCCTGGATGAGCTGCTGCGATACCACGCGCACCGCCTGCGGGGTTTCGACCAGGGGCGTGTCGGTGCGGGTGGCGGCGGTGTTGCGCTGCGCGCCCTGGTAGCCGGTGGTGGCGTCGGCCGCGTCCTGCACGCGCACTTCCTGCAGCGTGACGGCGGGCGCGGCGGTCTCCTGGGCATGGGCCTGGTTCTGGGCGGAGAGGGCGGCGGCGAGCACCAGCACGGCCTGCGCCAGCGGGGCGCGGCGGGGAGAGAACGAGCGGGAGGACGCCGCGGCGACGGCGGCCAGGTCGGGAGACAGGCGGAAGGCAGGCATGGACGGCAGGCCGGAGAAGGCTCCGGCGCGAAAAAAGGAATGCGGTGGAGTTCGGTGAGCGAGCCTTCAGGCTCCGCAGCTCGGCCGTGAAGGCGCCGAACTGTAGCACCAAGTTGAGAACAACTCTCATTCCCTGTCGCGTCGCCGCGACGCTGCGGCCGGGGGCTTCGGGCTGCCGCCCCCAGCCTGCCCGTGCCGGCCTGCTACTTGAGCGGGTTCTCCGGCTCCTTGCCCGTCAGCGCCTTGTCCTTGCGGCAGACCGACAGGGGCTGGGTGCGTGACGAGAAGATGTGCGTCACTTCCTGCGTATCGGCGCGCGCGCTGACTTTCAGGCAGGCGCAGCCGTAGCCCGCGCTGCCGGTGCCGGTCGCCACCCAGCGCGCCTTGGGGAACGTCGGCCAGTCGCCTTCGGCCTGGTGGCCTCCCTGCATGCCGATGGTCCATTCCCCGTCCTTGTCCACCAGCGTTGCATTGCCCGGCGTCGGGTTGTCGAACCAGCCGCAGCGCGTGGTCGTGTCGGGCGGCATCGCGGCGGCCGCGAACTGGCAGGCACCCAGCCACAGCAGGGCATGGAGGATGCGGGCCGTCTTCTGGCCGCGCGAGGTCGGGGCATTGCAGCGTGTCATGGCGTGGCGGTGGCGGGTGTGGGTGGGGTGATGGCGTTCGGCCGGGCCTTCAGCAGGACCGCCTCGAATTTCCGGGCGATCTTGGCGATGTCTTCGGCGTGATCGCTGCCGTTGACCATTTTCCGGGCCGACACGTAATCGGTCGCGTCCCCCGAGAAGTAGAGCGAGAACTTGCGTCCGTTCGCGAAGATGCCGCCCGTGCGCATGCCATGGGACATCAGCGCATAGGCGGTCTCGGGCGTCTTGACCTGCTCCGGGTCCGTGAGCAATCCCAGTCCGCGGCCGAGCGCGACGCCCGCCTTGGCGTAGTTGGACCACCAGGTCAGCTGCACATAGCCGCGCCCGTAATACGCCTGCTCGATGCCGTCGTCGGCGTCGTAGGACTTGGTGGCGGCGCCGCCATCCTTGGTGCCCATCCTGGCACCCTTGGTGAGCGGCGAGATGTCGCCGGCCGCCGTGACCGAGAACTGGTCGCCGTCCTGCTCGGTGATGCGCGCACCGCCATCCGGCAGCAGCTTGACCTTGACGGACTCGTGGTACTGCCGTCCCTTGCCGTGGCCGATCTCGGCCACCGGGGCCATGGTCATCAGCCACTTCTTCTGCTTGAGGACGACGGGCTGCCCGTGCTTGTCCACCAGCGGCTGCCCCTTCTTGTTCGTCGCCACCTTGGTGACGGTGACCGGAGAGGTGGTTTCCCACATCACGGTCGCGAGCATGTAGGCAGCCTGGCGCACGTCGTTGATGGCCGTGTCGCGCTCGATCATGCCCAGCAGGGACAGCATGTCGGGAATGGCTGCGGCGTTGTACCTGCCGCTGGTGCCGAACTGCTGGGTGAATTGTTCCTGGAAAACGACCCGGTCGTAGGGGCCGGTGTGTTGGTAGTTGATTTTCTGCGGCGCAGGCATGGGCCCATCCGTGGAATGGAAACGCACCAGTCTAGGGCGCTCGTCCGTGGCTTTGTTTTGCCGGATGTAATTTCTGCAAACCGGTATCACCTCCGACGCCGCGGGTCGCGAGCGCCTGCGCGGAGTGCCGCAACCGCTCCACGAAGCGCCGTGCGCCCAGGCCCTGCGGTCGCTCCCTGGACCACACCACATCCACCCACAGCTCCACGCCATTGCTGAGATTGTCGAACGGCATTTCCACCAGAGTGCCGGCCTGGATGCGGGGATCCACCAGTTCGCGCGGCTGCCAGCCCCAGCCCAGGCCGGCCTCGATGAGGCTGAGCGCGGCCAGGTGGTTGTCGGTGCGCCAGTGGTGGCGCGCGAACACGAAGCGCGGGTCGGTCTGCGCGAGATCGCGCCCGGCCACGACGATCTGGCGGGTGGTGGTCAGGTGGACTTCGCTCAGCGGCGCGCCGGCGGCGGCCTGCATCACGGGGTGCTGCGGCGCGATGACCGCCACCAGCGTCTCGCTGCCCACTTCCTGGAAGCCTTCGCGCCCGTCCAGGCTGGACCGCTCGAACACCAGCGCCAGCTGGGCGCGGCCCGCATGCACCAGCGCCATGGCGTCGGCCTGCGGGGCGGCCAGCACTTCCACCTGCAACTGGGGGTATTCGGCGGTGAGGGCAGCCAGCGCCTCGGTCCAGGGGCCGGCCAGCAGTTCGGGCGCGATGGCGATGGTCAGGCGCTCTTCCAGTCCCTGCGTGAGGGCCAGGGCCTGCGCGTTGAGCTGGCGCAGTTGCGCGCCCAGCAGCCGTGCCTGCGGCTCCAGGGCCCGCGCGGCGGCCGTGGGCTGCGGCTCGCGCCCGCGGCGGTCGAAGAGCTGCACGTCGAGCTCGGCCTCCAGGTGGGCGATGGTCATGCTCACGGCCGAGGGCACGCGGGAAAGCGCCCGGGCGGCGGCCGAGAACGAGCCGTGGTCCAGCACCGCCAGAAATACGTTCACGCTGTCGGAAGAAAATGCCATGGCCGTCGTTCTATCAGAAAAAATGAAACAAGCTGACTTTATGTATCAGCCCGGCACACATAAAGTGCGACGCATGTCCGTGCCATCCTCCTCTTCCGCCGCCGTCTCCGCATCCGCTGGCGCCCGTGAAGCCCCGGGCTTGCAGGGCCCCTGGCGCCGCGTGGTCTATGTCTCGCTCTACGAACTGATCGCCATCGCCTTCGCGACCGCCGGCCTGGCCATGCTGACGGGGCAGGGCGCGGGCCATTCCAGCGCCGTGGCGGTGGCGTGCTCGGTGATCGCCATCGTCTGGAACGTCGGCTTCAACTGGGCGTTCGAGCGCTGGGAGTCGCGGCAGGCGGTGCGCGGCCGCAGCGTGGCGCGCCGCGTGGCCCATGCGATCGGCTTCGAGGGCGGGCTGGCGCTCATCCTGGTGCCGCTCTTCGCCTGGTGGTTCGACGTGAGCCTCTGGCAGGCGCTGGTGATGGACCTGGGCCTGCTGCTGTTCTTCCTGGGTTACACGTTCGTCTTCAACTGGCTCTTCGACCGGGTGTTCGGCCTGCCGGCCTCGGCGCGGGGCTGATCCGGCGTCATTCCTGGAGCCACTGCCCTGCCAGGGCGGCCGCGGCGGTGCGCGTCTCCACGCCCAGCTTCTCGAAGATGTGCTCCAGGTGCTTGTTCACCGTGCGCGGACTCATGCCCAGGATGTCGGCGATGTCGCGGTTGGTCTTGCCTTTGGCGATCCAGGACAGCACCTCGGTCTCGCGCGGTGTCAGGTCCACGCTCGGCAGGCGCGCCGCGGGCGCCGCGCCGGCGGCCTGCACCGACAGCAGCAGCATGGTCTCGCCCAGCCCGCTGGCGCCGAGCGGGCGCGCCATGAGCCGCTGGCCGGGCTCCAGGCCGGTGGCGCCTTCGCCTGCCTGCTGCGCCTGGGCCAGCCAGCGTGCCATGGCCGGTGCCGGAGCGGGATCGGCGGCGAAGGCGGCCTCCAGCCAGCGTGTGGCCTGGGGCGAGCGCCAGGCGATGCGGTCCTGGCCGTCGAGCACCACCACGCCCATGCCGGCCACGTCCACCGCCTCGCGCGCCAGCCGGGCGGCGCGGGCGTTGGCGACGTGGGTGGCCAGGCGGGCCAGCACCTCGGGCAGGCGCAGGGGCTTGACCACGTAGTCCACCCCGCCGGCCGCGAAGCCGCGCACGATCTGTTCGGTGTCCGACAGGCCGGTCATGAACACGATGGGCACGTGCGACCACGGCGGCGTGGCCTTGATGCGGGCGCAGAGCGTGAAGCCGTCGGTTCCGGGCATGACGGCGTCCAGCAGCACGCCGTCGGGCACGGCGAGGTCGAAGCGCTCGAGCGCCTCGTCGGCGTCGCGTGCAGCCAGCACGGCGTAGCCTTCTGCGGCCAGGGCGTCGCCGAGCATCTGCAGGGTGGCGAGGTCGTCGTCCACCACGAGGATGGCGCGCCGCGCCGCGGCGGGGGATGGAGAAACGGGAGCGGTATCAGGCGGATGCATCGGTGTCGTCTTCGGGTTCGCGCAGCAGCCGGGTGAGCCGGTCGAAGTCCAGCTGGCCGACCGCGTCATCCAGGGGGTCCAGCAGCGCGGCGTGGCCGGGGTGGTCGGCCCGGGCCGCGCGCAGCCGGGCGCGCAGCGCGGAGGCCTGGCCGGAGCGGGCCAGGTGGTGCAGTGCCTCCCGCAATGGCTCCGGCAGTGGTTCCGGCCGCGGCTGTGCGCAAGCCGCCGCGGCATCGGCGTGCGCCGAAGGGGCGCCGGCGGGGCGGGGCATGTCCTGCGGCGCCGGGTCGTGCAGCCACTGCAGGCCCAGCGCGGACTGCAGGGCCTGCAGCAGTTCCGATTCGACCACCGGCTTGCCCACGAAGCCCTGGCAGCCCTGGGCGGCCACGCGCGCGCCGTCGTTGTCGAACTGGTTGGCGGAGACGAAGACGATGGGCAGCGCCGCAGCTGGCAGGCGCTCGCGCAGCAGCGCGGCGGTCTGCCAGCCGTCGAGATCGTCCATGGTGATGTCCAGCAGGACCAGGTCGGGCGGCGACTGGCGCACGATCTCCAGGCATTCGCGGCCGCTCGCGGCTTCGCGCACGTCGAAGCCCAGCGGCATCAGCAGGCCGGCGAGCAGCTGGCGCTGCAGCGGCTGGTCGTCCACCACCAGCAGGGTGCGGCGCGGCGGCCGGTAGCCCACCACGGGCCGCAGGGCGGCGGCCTGCGCGGGCTGCCAGGCCGGGTCGGGCGCGGCGGCGGGCAGATAGAGGCGTGCGGTGAAGGTGCTGCCCTGGCCCACGGTGCTGCGCACGCTGAGCTGGCCGCCCATGAGTTCGGTCAGCAGGTGGGTGATGGTCAGGCCCAGGCCGGTGCCGGCCTCGCTGGCGCGGCGGCCGGCGCTGCCGCGCTCGAAGGGCAGGAAGATGCGTTCGAGGTCCTGCGGCTCGATGCCGATGCCGGTGTCGATGACCTCGATGCGCGCCACGTGCGCGCGGAAGTCCAGCCGCAGCCGCACTTCGCCCTGGCGGGTGAAGCGCACTGCGTTGGACAGCAGGTTGATGAGGATCTGCCGCAGGCGCTTGGCGTCAGCGCGGATCCATTCGGGCATCGCACCCAGCACCTCCACGGCGAAGGCCAGGCCCTTGGCCTCGGCCTGCGGGCGCAGCATGCCTTCGACGTCGCGCACCAGCTCGGGCAGCGGCAGCGGGGCGAGCACCTGCCGCAGCCGGCCGGCCTCGATGCGCGCGAGTTCCAGCGAGTCGTCGATCAGCGCATGCATGTGCCGGCCGCTGCGCTCGATGGTGGAGAGCGCGTCGCGCAGGGCATGCGCGTCCGGCGGGCCCTTCTGCAGGATCTGCGTGTAGCCCAGGATGCTGTTGAGCGGCGAGCGCAGCTCGTGCGTCATGCCGGCCACGTAGCGGGTCTTGGCCATGTTGGCGGCCTCGGCGCGGTCGCGCGCGGCCTGCAGCTCGGCGTCGGTGCGCTTGTGCGCCTCGATCTCCTGCAGCAGCAGCTGGGTCTGGCGTTCGGATTCGTCCTGCGCCATGCGCCGGCTGTCGGTGCTGAGCACCACCCACCACGCGCACACGGCGGCCAGCAGCGCGAGCAGGGCATAGACCTTGAGGAAGGGCGTGCGCAGGAACTGCGCGGGCGTCTCCAGCCCCTCCTGCACATAGACCACGCCGATCAGGAAGGCGAGGGCCGCGCACAGCGACACCAGCACCATCAGGTACTGGCCGAGCCGGAAATTCACCTTGGCCGCCCAGGCGCGCGGCAGCAGCAGCGTGGCCAGCCCGCGCAGCTGGTCGGCCGCGCGGGAACCGGTCTTGCAGCGGTCGTGGCAGCGCGATTCGAGCGAGCAGCACAGCGAGCAGATGGCCGCGCCGTAGGCCGGGCAGCCGGCCATGTCCTCGGACTCGAAGCGGTTCTCGCACACGGCGCAGCGCACCAGCTCGCCCGGCGCCCAGCCGTTGGCGGGCTGGCGGGCCAGGTAGTAGCGCCCGCCCGTCCACCACGCCAGCAGCGGCGAAAGCGCCATCGACAGGGCCAGCGCGATGAGGGGCGAGAAGGCCGCCGCGGCCTCGCCCAGCAGGCCCGCATAGGCGCAGCAGGCCACGGCGGCGGCCAGCACCATGGCGCCCAGTCCCACGGGGTTGAAGTCGTAGAGATAGGCGCGGCGGAACTCGATGCCGCGCGGCGAGAGGCCCAGCGGCTTGTTGATGACCAGGTCGGCCACCAGCGCGCCCACCCAGGCGATGGCCACGTTGCTGTAGAAGGCCAGCACCTTCTCCAGCGCGCCGAACACGTCCAGCGTCATCAGCAGCGTGGCGATGCCCACGTTGAACACCAGCCACACCACGCGCCCCGGGTGGCTGCGCGTGATGCGCGCGAAGAAGTTGGACCAGGCGAGCGAGCCCGCATAGGCGTTGGTGAGGTTGATCTTGATCTGCGAGACGACGACGAACAGCACCGTCACGGCCACCGCCATGCCGGGCAGGCCCAGCGACTGCATCACCTGCTGGAAGCCGGCCAGGAACATCTGCGTGGGCTCGGCCGCGCGGTGCACGCCCACCTCGAACTGCAGCGCCGCGAACGCGAGGAAGGCGCCGCCCGCCATCTTGAGCATGCCCATGGCGATCCAGCCCGGCCCGGCCACCAGCACCGCGCCCCACCAGCGCCAGCGGTTGGCGGCGGTGCGCTCGGGCAGGAAGCGCAGGAAGTCCACCTGCTCGCCGATCTGCACCACCAGCGAGAAGATCACCGCGCAGGCCGAGCCGAACATGAGCGGATCGAACTGGCTGCTGCCGCTCTTGAGGCCCGAGAGGCTGGTGAAGTCGCGGTAGAGCTGCGGCTGCGCGAGCGCGATCCACACGAAGGGCAGCAGCAGCAAAAAGAGCCAGAGCGGCTGCGTCCAGGCCTGCAGGCGCGAGATCAGCGTGATGCCGCGCATGGCGAGCGGCAGGATGACGAGCGAGGAAAGCACGTAGCACCACTGCAGCGGCCAGTCCACCACCAGTTGCAGGGCGAGGGCCATGATGGCCGCCTCCAGCGCGAAGAAGATGAAGGTGAACACCGCGTAGATCAGCGAGGTGATGGTCGAGCCCAGGTAGCCGAAGCCCGCGCCGCGCGTGAGCAGGTCCATGTCCAGCCCGTAGCGCGCGGCGCAGTAGGCGATCGGCAGGCCGGTGAGGAAGATCAGCACGCCCACCGCGAGGATCGCCCAGAGCGCGTTGGCGAAGCCGTAGTTGAGCGCGATGGCGCCGCCGATGGCCTCCAGCGCGAGGAACGAGAGCGAGCCGAAGGCCGTGTTCGCCACGCGGAATTCGCTCCAGCGCCGGAAGCTCTTGGGCGTGTAGCGCAGCGCGTAGTCCTCCATGGACTCGTCGGCCACCCAGGCGTTGTATTCGCGCCGGAAACGGAAGATCGTCTGCCTGGCCGCAGGGGCATCGGTGGGGGTTGCCATGCCGTGCAGGCATGCAAGAAACGTTCTTGAAGCGGCGCGCAGCAGCGCCGTGCGCAGGCCACTACGTTAATTGACGTATGGGCGCCCTGCAGGGTTCTCCCTAACCTTCATTCCAGCGCGGAACTTCTCCCGCCGACCGGGACGACGACCCGTGCGTCGCCCTCTCCCCCCTCGCCAGATGCAAGGAGCGCCTTCATGAAGCACCCTCTCGATCCCCGGAACGCCACGTCCCCCCTGGCCGGCGCCGATGCCGGCCGCCGCCGCCTGCTGCAGGCCATGGGCGCCGCCTCCATCGCCGGCCTGCCGGCCTGGGGCCAGGCCCAGCCCACGGCCCAGGTCAACACGACCAAGCTGGCCGTGACCGACACCGAGGTGACGGTGGGCCAGCTGCATTCGGCCACGGGCACGATGGCGATCTCGGAGACGGGTTCCATCCAGGCCGAGCAGCTCGCCATCGACCAGATCAACGCCATGGGCGGCGTGCTGGGCCGCAAGATCAAGGTCATCAAGGAAGACGGCGCCTCCGACTGGCCCACCTTCGCCGAGAAGGCCAAGAAGCTGCTCATCAACGACCACTGCGCCGCCGTGTTCGGCTGCTGGACCAGCGCCTCGCGCAAGGCCGTGCTGC
Proteins encoded in this window:
- a CDS encoding IPTL-CTERM sorting domain-containing protein, encoding MGAARYDHTATLLANGKVLIAGGEDTNGRLAGVKLYDPTSNSWSSASSLAAARTLHAAVLLPSGKVLVVGGNAGSGGYLTSAELYDPVANSWSSAGSLGTGRSGPTATLLPSGKVLVAGGRDRDGYLASAELYDPATNSWSSAGNLTVGRGLHTATLLSGGKVLIAGGISSVYLASAELYDPATNSWSSAGSLGAARGSHTATLLSSGKVLVAGGRNPDGIASAELYDPAANSWSGTASLAAARYGHTATPLSSGKVLVAGGYGNNTLASAEQYDPATGSWSSAGSMGTARYFHTATRLSSGKVLAVAGYGNTYLSSTALYDAPAPTVPGAPTGLVASTGDGVVALSWTAPSDNGGSAITGYTVLVTPVAGGSSSVACSTNGTLGCTASGLTNGQAYSFTVRATNAVGDGSVSAAVQATPQQITSPSVPMTGVTGGGNAAVRISGAPAGCTVNSLTIDSNAPAEAPRNATFPLGVLRFTVTGCPGATLTVSITYPSAIPAAARLQKYGPKTAGAPNSWFTPSVSSISSDRLTATYQVTDNGEGDSDATPGAISDPFAPLVVPADPQSVAGIPTLSQWGLVLLSLIAAAMGMLVVRRRG
- a CDS encoding amidase, which translates into the protein MGWNEWAAHDAVGLAGLVRRGEVTPAELAAQAAAGVAKVNPALSAVVEVFADAVADPQQAGMRPGGPLAGVPFFMKDLGPTLAGRLQEQGSLFMRGNRPTEDAWLVQQMRRAGLNLMGRTTTPEFGVCSSAENPAVYVTRNPWNTGYTTCGSSAGTSAIVAAGVVPMSHATDGGGSIRIPAGFNGNIGLKPSRGVFSIAPHASDITGYVSTQGCHSRTVRDTAAFVDACRGGAPGEFMPYWTAPEPYAELIRRDPARLRIALSHEWGDYRATPAIVAELEKAGRFLEGLGHHVEWALPQVDLRAAFRAQTTCYISNFAQVINGLLERRGLERPPAGLIEPVNIRIWEAGRDLPYAERHRMQTVFNTTARGFGAFFEDWDIILTPITARPTPPVGTTEYLTTSDNPDVLDWFDNLWQFFAYTPLSNLCGIPAISLPMGAQDHGLPFGIHAQARQGHDGLLLQLAAQIERALGGRWNGGRRPDVHVTR
- a CDS encoding TonB-dependent siderophore receptor, whose product is MPAFRLSPDLAAVAAASSRSFSPRRAPLAQAVLVLAAALSAQNQAHAQETAAPAVTLQEVRVQDAADATTGYQGAQRNTAATRTDTPLVETPQAVRVVSQQLIQDLGATRLADTVDFVSGVTRLNDFGGTWDNYAIRGFSNTDGGSLLNGFASSRGYGPMRDMATVERVEFLKGPAAALYGSSEPGGTLNIVTKKPQFTAAHKVGLDVGTLGMRRATLDTTGPITQNLAYRLNVAAEDGASRTSLVDNHKYVVAPAFAWTLGADTVLQYEAEFIRIRTPLDRGTVQVGGNALALPGDRFLGEPNRGKLHVTGDTHQLTLDHDLGQGWRTRLGASYRETEYYGDAMDFGNGRLGLLQSDGRTLYRSDTWRSLPSRDTSVQAEVEGKVSTGSLRHTLLAGVESWRLFVGQYGEASPRGSSLYAIDIYQPTYGRPRTAPMTPYFSSQDHQRATGLFLQDQIDLTARWKLLAGVRFDRFHQSLEDRLAKTNTTQDHSSTSPRVGLSYLLTPDSSVYVSYGRSFRPNAGGDASGNAFAPTKGKAFEAGAKWQSPDQRLVASMAVFDIRKTNVLTPDPNNANFNVAAGEVRSRGVEADVSGKLDAHWRLTANAAYTDTEVLRDNDKTLLGKRLLGIPRVSGGLFAIREDRLASGGRYGVGGGLVYVGERTATANDTYRLPGYTTARVTAYWQIDPRTRLTLDVHNLFDKHYAATSWGALTAMPGLGRQVVAGLQHSF
- a CDS encoding DUF4087 domain-containing protein, producing MTRCNAPTSRGQKTARILHALLWLGACQFAAAAMPPDTTTRCGWFDNPTPGNATLVDKDGEWTIGMQGGHQAEGDWPTFPKARWVATGTGSAGYGCACLKVSARADTQEVTHIFSSRTQPLSVCRKDKALTGKEPENPLK
- a CDS encoding glycoside hydrolase, whose protein sequence is MPAPQKINYQHTGPYDRVVFQEQFTQQFGTSGRYNAAAIPDMLSLLGMIERDTAINDVRQAAYMLATVMWETTSPVTVTKVATNKKGQPLVDKHGQPVVLKQKKWLMTMAPVAEIGHGKGRQYHESVKVKLLPDGGARITEQDGDQFSVTAAGDISPLTKGARMGTKDGGAATKSYDADDGIEQAYYGRGYVQLTWWSNYAKAGVALGRGLGLLTDPEQVKTPETAYALMSHGMRTGGIFANGRKFSLYFSGDATDYVSARKMVNGSDHAEDIAKIARKFEAVLLKARPNAITPPTPATATP